TCGAAACATACAAAAAAATGATGGATGCCAACATTGTTAAATTGCACTCCGACTGGAGCCAATTCGTTGCCAATGCCAATAACGGTAGCGTAGCAACAATTCCTACAGGTAACTGGTTCTCACCATCTGTACGTCAAGAAGCATCCCAATCCGGTAAATGGGCTGTAGCTCCAATGCCGAAAATGGCTGGTCAATCTAACTCTGTACATGCATCCAACTTGGGCGGTAGCTCTTGGTATGTAATGAACAACGTTCCTGGTGCAGATCAAGCAGCTGACTTCATGGCCAAAACATTTGGTTCTGACAAACAATTGTACCAAGACTTGTTGACAAATATTGGTGCGATCGGTACGTACAAACCGGCTACTGATGGTGAAGCGTACAACAAGCCAGATGAGTTCTTCAGCGGTCAAAAAATCTTCAGTGATTTCGCAAATTGGACCAAAGAAATTCCAAATGTAAACTATGGTAGCAACACATATGCAATTGAAGACATTCTGGTTGTTGAAATGCAAGCGTACCTGAATGGTAAATCAATTGATGAAGTTTTGGCTGAAGCACAAAAACAAGCTGAAGCACAATTAAACTAGGACACCCAAGGTAACTTATAGAACCCAAGGTAACTCGGAGCCGTCTCCCTTGTCTGGCGCAAGTCGAACCGGATAAGGCGAGAGGCTCTGTGGGTTCTATCCATGTTCCGTGGAGAGAGAGGAGCCATACTGTGAAAGCCATAAATACAGGAGACAGTCTCCAAAAGAAAAGTAATTTGACTGGATGGGCTTTTGTTTTGCTGGCTGTTATCGGGATTGTAGCATTTTACTTCTACCCGATGATTCAAGCGCTGCTCTTATCATTCAAGTCTGGCAAAGGGGCCAATCTTGAATTTTCGGGCCTTGCGAACTACAAAAGATTGTTAGTTGATACAACGTTCCGCACAGCATTATCGAACACATTCATCTACTTGATCATTCAAGTGCCTGTAATGATTATTCTCGGTTTGTTTATTTCCGTATTGCTGAATGACAGCACACTGCGCTTCCGGAGTTTCTTCCGCACAGCCATTTTCTTGCCTTGTGTAACTTCATTGGTAGCCTATTCTGTTGTATTCAAATATTTGTTTGCACCTGATGGAATGGTCAATCAATTCTTGATGGGCTTGCACATTATCGGTGATCCAATTCAATGGATCACAGACCCGTTCTGGGCTAAAATTACGATCATAATCGCCGTTACTTGGCGTTGGACCGGATATAACATGATTTTCTATCTGTCATCTCTGCAGAACATCGATCAATCGATCTATGAAGCAGCAAAAATAGACGGAGCCAATGCATTCACCCAATTTTTCAAAATTACAGTTCCTTTGCTCAAACCCATTATCCTCTTCACGTCGATCACATCAACGATTGGTACATTGCAAATCTTCGATGAGATTATGAATATTACGAAGGGTGGTCCAGGTAACGCGACCATGTCGATCTCACAGTATATCTACAACCTTTCGTTCAAGTATTCACCGGACTTTGGATATGCAGCAACGGTTTCATATTCCATTGTAATTTTGATCATTGTATTGTCCATTATCCAGTTTAAAGTGGCAGGTGATAATAAAAATGGCTAAATTTAAAGCAAAACGAATTTTCACTTATGTGTTCCTGTCCATCGTCGCTTTTGTATCCATTTTTCCATTCTTCTGGATGTTGGTCAGTTCAACGAATGCGTCTGTTGATGTAACCAAAGGCAGATTGTTACCGGGTTCGGCTTTCATTGATAACTTCAACAAACTGCTTGATTCGACAAATCTCGTGCAGGCTCTCGGGAACTCGGCTATTATCTCGGTAGTCTCGACTGCTCTGGCGCTGTTGATTGGTTCCATGGCAGGTTATGGATTCGAAGTATTTCGCACGAAGTCCCGTGAT
The window above is part of the Paenibacillus sp. 1781tsa1 genome. Proteins encoded here:
- a CDS encoding carbohydrate ABC transporter permease translates to MKAINTGDSLQKKSNLTGWAFVLLAVIGIVAFYFYPMIQALLLSFKSGKGANLEFSGLANYKRLLVDTTFRTALSNTFIYLIIQVPVMIILGLFISVLLNDSTLRFRSFFRTAIFLPCVTSLVAYSVVFKYLFAPDGMVNQFLMGLHIIGDPIQWITDPFWAKITIIIAVTWRWTGYNMIFYLSSLQNIDQSIYEAAKIDGANAFTQFFKITVPLLKPIILFTSITSTIGTLQIFDEIMNITKGGPGNATMSISQYIYNLSFKYSPDFGYAATVSYSIVILIIVLSIIQFKVAGDNKNG